The Stomoxys calcitrans chromosome 3, idStoCalc2.1, whole genome shotgun sequence genome includes a region encoding these proteins:
- the LOC106082069 gene encoding probable phospholipid-transporting ATPase IIB isoform X2: protein MAKMNMDDVSSQNSATPIVRENIPLINNRPRKRWYLFSCWRKWFAPRELRARTVHLGRATTEKFPPNEIRNQKYNFISFLPLVLFGQFRFFLNLYFLIMALSQFIPDIRIGYPYTYWGPLGFVLTVTICREAIDDYRRHQRDREVNSQKYKRLIISDTRGYEMVPSSKLKVGDMIIVEKNERVPADLALLRTSDRSGSVFVRTDQLDGETDWKLRLAVPSTQKLNKDSDLFNIDASIYIEKPQNDIHSFIGNFSMTDGSEDTGLNVENTLWANTVVAAGTATGIVIYTGCETRSVMNNSQPRSKVGLLDMEINGLTKVLFCAVLGLSLVMMMLKGFSGPWYRYMFRFVLLFSYIIPISLRVNLDMGKAFYSWQMQNDPEIQGTVVRSTTIPEELGRISYVLTDKTGTLTQNEMVFKKIHLGIVSHDSDTFHHVSEIIGSLAPTIFGSSTATETNTKTAIYNNRLRRPEGWREWEAVKALALCHNVTPVTDEDDNRSVSTSSTFTSGGGSASPTKSVINMDVAQTNEHQYQASSPDEIALVKWTEQVGLTLIARDITSMTLQLKAHHRGSDQYQVDDDALLHFQILQIFPFTSESKRMGIIVKDSQSGEITFYLKGADVVMQTIVQYNDWLSEESGNMAREGLRTLVVAKKVLSEEQYNDFETRINAAGSSKIDRAAKVAAVVESLEREMELLCLTGVEDRLQEGVRPTLELLRNAGVRVWMLTGDKLETACCIAKSSQLIGRNQGLHVLRPVKTRTDAHLELNQFRRKQGHALVISGESLEVCLQYYRIEFLELATACPAVVCCRCSPTQKAQVVQLIQRHTGKRTCAIGDGGNDVSMIQQADAGVGIEGREGRQASLAGDFSLPQFSHIAKLLLVHGRRSYKRSAALSQFVIHRGLIITTLQAVFSAVFYLSSVALYQGFLMVGYSTLYTMFPVFSLVLDQDITSTTAVTYPELYKDLSKGRSLSYKTFFIWVLISIYQGGVIMYGALILFEDEFIHIVAISFTALIMTELIMVALTVRTWHRLMVLAELFSLALYLISLFVLHEYFDWEFISSYDFLWKVSIITLVSCLPLYIIKFLRKKCSPPSYLKLT, encoded by the exons TTGCTGGCGAAAATGGTTTGCACCACGTGAGTTGCGTGCCCGCACTGTCCATCTGGGAAGGGCAACCACTGAAAAATTCCCACCGAATGAAATTCGTAATCAAAAGTACAATTTCATATCGTTCCTGCCTTTGGTACTCTTTGGACAATTTCGTTTCtttttgaatttgtattttCTGATCATGGCTCTCTCTCAATTTATACCGGACATACGCATTGGCTATCCCTACACGTACTGGGGCCCTCTGGGATTTGTGCTGACGGTGACAATATGTCGTGAGGCTATCGATGATTATCGACGTCATCAACGAGATCGTGAAGTGAATTCACAGAAATATAAACGCTTAATAATATCGGATACGCGAGGTTATGAGATGGTACCTTCGTCCAAGCTGAAGGTGGGCGATATGATCATAGTGGAGAAGAATGAAAGAGTGCCGGCAGATTTGGCATTGTTGCGTACCAGTGATCGAAGTGGCTCCGTTTTTGTGAGAACCGATCAATTGGATG GTGAAACTGATTGGAAATTACGCTTAGCGGTACCTTCGACCCAAAAACTCAACAAGGACTCTGATCTGTTCAATATTGATGCCAGTATCTACATTGAAAAGCCCCAAAACGATATTCACTCGTTTATAGGAAACTTCTCCATGACCGATGGCAGTGAGGATACTGGCCTTAATGTTGAGAATACTTTGTGGGCCAATACTGTGGTGGCTGCTGGTACGGCAACGGGCATTGTTATCTATACAGGCTGTGAAACGAGAAGTGTTATGAACAATTCTCAGCCCAGATCCAAAGTGGGACTGCTGGATATGGAAATAAATGGTTTGACAAAG GTCCTCTTCTGTGCTGTTTTGGGTCTCTCGCTGGTCATgatgatgttgaagggcttcaGTGGCCCCTGGTATCGTTACATGTTTCGCTTTGTCTTGCTTTTCTCCTACATCATACCCATTAGCCTTAGGGTTAATCTGGATATGGGCAAAGCCTTCTATTCCTGGCAAATGCAAAATGATCCCGAAATTCAAGGCACTGTGGTACGCTCAACCACCATACCCGAGGAATTGGGCCGCATATCCTATGTGCTGACAGACAAAACGGGTACCTTGACACAAAACGAAATGGTATTCAAGAAAATCCATTTGGGCATTGTTTCCCATGACAGCGATACTTTTCATCATGTATCGGAAATTATAGGCTCTCTTGCGCCCACTATATTTGGTTCGAGCACTGCAACCGAGACCAATACCAAGACAGCTATTTACAATAATCGTTTGCGTCGACCTGAGGGCTGGCGTGAATGGGAAGCTGTTAAGGCTTTGGCCTTGTGTCACAATGTTACTCCTGTAACAGATGAAGACGACAACCGCTCGGTTTCCACCTCTTCCACATTTACATCCGGAGGAGGTTCGGCTTCGCCCACCAAGTCTGTGATAAATATGGATGTGGCTCAGACCAATGAACACCAGTACCAGGCCTCCTCGCCTGATGAAATTGCTTTGGTCAAATGGACCGAACAGGTGGGTCTTACACTTATTGCTCGTGACATCACCTCGATGACATTGCAGCTGAAAGCCCATCACAGAGGCAGTGACCAATACCAAGTGGACGATGATGCTTTATTGCATTTTCAAATATTGCAAATCTTCCCCTTTACAAGTGAGAGCAAGCGCATGGGCATCATAGTTAAGGACTCGCAGTCGGGAGAGATTACCTTCTATTTAAAGGGGGCAGATGTTGTTATGCAAACCATAGTACAATACAACGATTGGTTGAGTGAAGAGTCGGGAAACATGGCTCGCGAAGGATTGCGCACCTTGGTGGTGGCCAAGAAGGTATTGAGCGAAGAGCAATACAACGACTTTGAGACAAGAATCAATGCGGCGGGCAGCAGTAAAATCGATAGGGCGGCCAAAGTGGCAGCTGTGGTGGAATCGTTGGAAAGAGAAATGGAACTATTATGTTTGACTG GCGTTGAGGATCGCCTTCAGGAGGGTGTTAGACCTACACTTGAACTTCTAAGAAATGCTGGGGTGCGTGTCTGGATGTTAACTGGTGATAAGCTGGAGACCGCCTGCTGCATTGCTAAATCTTCCCAATTGATTGGCCGCAATCAAGGTCTTCACGTCTTAAGACCTGTAAAGACTCGTACCGATGCTCATTTGGAACTGAATCAATTTCGACGCAAACAAGGCCATGCCTTGGTTATTTCCGGCGAGTCCTTGGAAGTGTGTCTTCAATACTATCGCATTGAATTCTTAGAATTGGCCACCGCCTGTCCTGCTGTTGTGTGTTGTCGCTGTAGCCCCACCCAGAAAGCCCAGGTGGTGCAGCTGATACAGCGTCATACAGGAAAACGCACCTGCGCCATAGGTGATGGTGGCAATGATGTCAGCATGATACAACAAGCTGATGCCGGTGTGGGTATAGAAGGACGTGAGGGCAGACAGGCCTCTTTGGCTGGTGATTTTAGTTTGCCTCAGTTTTCACACATAGCCAAACTGTTGCTGGTCCATGGTCGACGTTCTTACAAACGCTCAGCGGCTCTATCGCAGTTTGTCATACATCGCGGTCTAATCATCACCACTCTACAGGCGGTCTTTTCGGCTGTATTCTATTTGAGTTCGGTGGCTTTGTATCAAGGTTTCCTTATGGTGGGCTATTCCACTCTATACACCATGTTTCCGGTATTCTCCTTGGTGTTGGATCAAGACATTACTTCGACCACGGCTGTAACCTACCCTGAACTCTATAAAGATCTCTCCAAGGGTCGAAGTTTGAGTTACAAAACCTTCTTCATTTGGGTGCTGATAAGCATCTATCAGGGAGGTGTCATAATGTATGGAGCCTTGATATTATTCGAAGATGAATTCATCCACATTGTGGCTATAAGTTTCACTGCTCTTATAATGACCGAACTTATTATGGTGGCTTTAACTGTGAGAACGTGGCATAG ACTAATGGTGCTGGCCGAATTATTCAGTTTAGCTTTATATCTTATCTCCCTATTTGTTTTACACGAGTATTTTG ATTGGGAATTTATTTCCTCATACGATTTCCTGTGGAAGGTCTCCATCATCACCCTGGTATCCTGTTTACCTTtgtatataattaaatttttacgcaaAAAATGTTCACCGCCTTCGTATTTGAAACTGACATAA